ATTTTCCCATTCTCATATTCGGCACGACCAATCGTTCGAATCCAAGTTTGGTTAGCTTTAGCTGTAACCATTTCTAATTCCAAATCGTATTCTTTCCCCTCAGCTAAAAGCAAAGATACTGCGTCAGAGATCTTTCGTTTACTTTCTTCCGATTGAAAGAATTGAATTCCACCTTCCACACTGGGGATGTAATCATCCTCAACTTCATGAATCGTTTTTGTTACATTTGTCCAACTAGCTTTATTTGTTCTTAAATCCAAATCCCAACCACCAATTTTAGCGAGACCTGCCACTTGGTCGAGTAACCGAGAGACATTTTGTAACTCCATCTCTGCTTGTAAAGACTCGGAGATATCTAAGATTTGAGAAAGATAATAAATAGGATTTCCTGAATGGTCTCGAATGATTGACTTGTTTAACACAGCCCAAATCAAATGTTTGTCTTTGGTAATATAACGTTTTTTTATTTGAAAACTTTGAATCGATCCTCTATTGAGTTTTTCTAAAAAAGAGAGTTCTAATTCTAAATCCTCTGGATGTGTGATATCAGAAATAGATTTTGTTTTCAACTCGCTCGCAGAATACCCAAGCCACTGACAAAAGATAGAATTGACTTCGATCACTTCTCCATGCGGGTTTTCAATTTCCATTCCAATACTCGAATTACGAAAGGAGGAAGAAAACAAATCTCGAGACAATTCAGTCGATTGTAAAATATGAGGATTGGCATTGTTTGGACCTTCGATGGTTGTATCCAAAACAAGAAGGATATAATTTTTACCCGATTCAGTAAACTCCTTGGGATACATGCGGAATGGAAAACCCGCACTATTGTTGGGATCAAAACAAATGCGACCAATGATAGATTCTTTCGTTCCAAGAGCTGTATCCAAACGAATGCCTGAATTTGTGAGTATACATTCCGCAGGAAAAGATTGGTCTTCCGTCATTCCCATAGATTTGGAGGCAACGGGACTGGGGTATACAATTCCAATCGATAGATCCCATACTAAAAATCCATGTAACCCGTATTCCAATACGATTTCACATAACTCTCGTTTGTCTGCAATAAATGTAACCGGATTCATTCTAACTTTTGTTTTATATTAAGTCTACTTGGCAAACCGCACAGAAAAAAGGCCTCTTAAACTCCCCACTCGATACCCACGTGCCAAATCCCCCGGGTATTCCTTTTGCAAAACCATCAAAGTATCTTTTTTGATGTCTAAATTTGGTTCCCCATGGCACTGAAGACAAAGTCCCGCTGTGGGGATGGGGATATACACTGTCACAAAGTCCTTTTTAACTACCGTCTTTGTTGGATACTCACCTTCCTTCGATTGGTTGGCACCGATTTCCAAAAAAATTCTTCTTTCCTCATCCGAAACAACATTCAACGGATTCCTTGGTTTGTCTGAAATTCGACGAAGAAGAACGTCATTTTTCATTCCCAATGCGTTGGTAAACGGCCCTGCATTTTGTTTACAGAACGGAATGGCCTGCACGGTTCCTCCCGCGGCAATGGATGTAGTCAATTTTTCAGTGAGATTTGCCTTGGCTTCTTTCGTAATGCCCTTTGCAATCGCTTCATAGTCTATCTTTTGGCAACCCAAGCTGCTCAAAAGTAAAAGCATAAAAATCAGATAACTCATATCTTTGCAGTAGATTTTTCCCATCATTAGTCCCCTAGGTGAATCTTAGTCCTTTTTTAATCTTATGCAACCGGTAAATGCTAATGGAAGAAGGCGATCCTCGTCTTCCTGAAACTGAATCAAAACAAACCATTCAGCTTAGGTGACAAGTGCAAAAAAAAGATCCGATCAATATTTGAAAAATCAACTCAATTCTAGATTAGAGCCGTTTGACAGCACGTACCAATCCGCAAATCTTGACCTTGGTTCCCTCTATGAAACAAACAAAGATTGCAATCATTGGTGCTGGTGGTCTTACCGGAAAAGAACTCACAAAACTCATCGCTCATCATCCGGGTTTTGAATTGGTACATGTTACTTCTAACCAAGTGGACGGCAAACACATCCGCGAAGTTTTCCCCGATCTCAGCCACTTACCAGATTTGAAGTTTCAAAAACACGATGCACCAGTGCCAAAAGAGGCTGGAGTTGTCCTTGCCACTCCGAATGAAGTCTCACTGGAAAAAGCTCCTCAATTCTTGAAGGAAGGTCGTAAGGTCATTGACCTATCGGGAACATTTAGACTGCACAACCAAACCAAATTTGAAAAGGCCTATCAATTTTCCCATACAGAATTTGGGATGATGGACCAAGTGGTATTTGGTTTACCAGAACTCTTTCGAGAAAAATTAAAAAATGCAAACTTTGTTTCGAATCCTGGTTGTTATGCGACCTCTGCCATTCTACCCATTGCCCTTCTTGGAGATTTAAGAAAGGAAATCCAAGGCCCAGTCATTGTCGATGCCAAATCAGGAGTCAGTGGCGCCGGTGGAAGAACAGAGGAAATCAAATTTGCTTATACGAATGTATATGAAAATTTCAGAGCCTATAAAATCCTCACCCACCAACATGAACCGGAAATGGAAGAGTATGGTTTTGTAGGAACAGAAGAGAAAGAAATTCATTTTACTCCCCACCTACTTCCGATCTATAGAGGAATCCTTGCCACAATTTATATTTCCTTTCCCAAAGGCATTCATACCAAACAAGTAGAAGAAAAATTTCAAGCTGCAGCGGCAAAAGAACCATTTGTCCGATTGTATCAAAGCCCCGAAGAAGTAGAGATCAGAAAGGTACAGAACACAAACTTTTTAGATCTAGGATTTCGCATCAAAGGAAATACCCTCGTTATCGTATCTGCATTAGACAACCTCGTCAAAGGAGCCGCAGGACAAGCCTTACAGAATTTGAATTTGATGTATGGATATCCTGAAACGGAAGGTCTTGTTACCCTTTAATCCTAACCAAATACTCGTTACCGGAGCCTTCGAGGGTGAAGTCGGAATCCTTCGTGATTCGAGAGTTTTTCCTCATCTTCGAGTGATGGGAATTGGGAACTTAGAAGCAGCTGTCAATTTATCCGATTATCTTTTTCGAAACAAAGAGATTAGGCGTATTGTTTTTTTTGGATCTTGCGGGGCCTACGAATGGAGTGGAATTCCCATAAAGTCTGTTGTGTCACCAAATCTCGTTTTTACGAAAGAACTGACACACGCATTAAAACTATCCAAACAAATCCCAGAGTCTCCTGACTCTTACGAATTGATCCCAGACAAAAACTTTCGCCCTGTTCGCTGTAATGCTCCGACGACAATCACACTCACGGAGCTAAAAACCCCGCCAGAGGACTCTTGGGTTAGTTTAGAAGTGGAAAATTTGGAACTATTTGGCATTGCGAAAGTGGCGGCTAAGTTTTCTATTTCTCTAACGGCCTATCTAGCAGTAACCAATCTTGTTGGCCCCAACGGATCAGCAGACTGGGCCAATCATTGGAAAGAGCTTTCCCATTCCTTACAGAACCAATTTTTACAGAAATGAATCGGCTCGTCACTTAGTAATGGTTTCATAGGGAATCTGTCTATATTGAAGATAGATATGCACACGTTTGCTATAGGGGGAACGCGAATTAGAATACAATTGGTACATTCAAATTTCTCCAAAGTTTGAGGGATTAAATTCAAGTATTTTTTTCATCAATAAGGAAACCAAAGGATCCCTTCTCGTTTTAACTTTTCGATGGCAAACCGGTCAGTCATTCCTGCGATATAATCACAAATGATCCGCATTCGTCCCTCTTCTTCCTCCCGATTTCTGTAAGACTCAGGAATCGATTCCGGATGAGACTCAAAATGTTTGAAGAGTAAAAATATAGTTTCTTTGCCCCTCTCACTCATCCTAGATACTTCTGGATGACGATAGAGTTTTCCAAACAAATAGGATTTGAGCTCTTTGAATTCGATCTGAAACCCTTCGGAAAATTGTACAAGTTTCTTTTGGTTCTGAAATGCAAATGACACATCCTCTCTTGAATGAATAGAATATTCTTGTAAACGACTGTCTATGCTATCAATCAAATCAGAAACCATAAGGTTGAGAAGAATCCTTCCGGCAGAGCGAGAAATGGAATCTTTGTCCGATGGATTTGTTTTTGGAAGCGAATCTTCAATTCGTTTCCACACTTTCAGTTCCTTTACATCGCTAAGTGTCAGAAGTCCACTTTCCAACCCATCTTCCAAATCATGGGCACTGTAAGTAATTTCATCAGAACTATCCACTACCATTGCTTCCAAAGAAGGGCCGGTGTCCCGCCGAACATCCGATAGGTCGGAAGTTTCATAGTCCCCTCCATGTTTCATAATCCCGAGTAAAGTTTCACCGCAAAGATTAAGACCTGGAAAATCAGGGTATCTACGTTCCAACTTTTGAACCACACGTAACGATTGTTTGTTGTGTTCAAAACCACCTTTGCCTCGCATCAGTTCCGAAAGTGCCTCTTGGCCCGCATGTCCGAAGGGAGAATGACCCAAATCATGGGCGAGAGCTATGGTTTCACTTAAATCTTCGTTGAGTCCAAGAACCTTGGAGATGGTTTTCGAAATTCCTGCGACTTCTAAGGTATGCGTGAGTCGATTGCGAAAATGATCCCCTTCCGAATACACAAAAACTTGGGTTTTGTATTCCAAACGTTTGAAGGCATGGGAATGAATGATACGATCCCTATCTCTTTGAAAGGGAAGACGATATGGATGTTCCGGTTCAGGATACTCCCTTTCGCCTGGATTTCTACTACCTACAGCATAGGGAGCAAGGATTTTTTCTTCTTCCTCTAGGAGTTCGTTTCTCCCTTTCTTCATAAATCTCTTTCCTTTTTGAACGAAACCATAAAATCAGTATAAATCCCTCATGGACTTTCTACAAACTCTAGTTTCCATTTTTATGCAATACGGTTATTTTGCCGTTTTTGGAATTCTGATCCTTTGTGGATTTGGTCTTCCGGTTCCAGAAGACATTTCCCTTACTGCTGGTGGTGTCATCTCAGGCCTTGGTTATGCCAATGTTCACATCATGTTCCTTGTGGGAATGGCTGGTGTCCTCCTCGGAGACTGTTTTGTATTTTGGCTTGGAAGTTACTATGGGGAAAAAGCACTCACCCTTCCCGTCTTAAGGACAGTCCTCCATCCAGAACGTTTTGACAAAGTTCGCGAACAATTTAAAAAATACGGACGTTGGGTGGTTTTCTTTGGGCGGTTTATGCCAGGACTACGGATGCCCATTTTCTTTACCGCTGGCACTTCCAAACAAATCAGTTTCATTCGTTTTTTATTCACAGATGGATTTGCGGCTCTTATCTCCGTTCCCATTTGGGTGTATTTGGGTTATTACGGGGCCCATAATTTTGACGAACTTATGGGTTGGGTCCGGAATGGCCAAACAATCATCCTCGGACTTGTGGGCCTAGCGATTGCCGTGGTTGTCTTCTACTGGTGGCGGAGGAAACACCGAGAAGCTCGAGGGCAAAAATGAACATCGTTTCTTTTCTATTCCGCTGTCCCTGCGCGGTTCTGTTTCCTTTTCTTGTGATTGGTTGCACCAACTATTCGACAACCGCCTCCGTCCAGGCACCTCCGACACTTATCTCCGTTGTCAATAATGGGAATTCTAATTTTACCATCAAGGTTAGGGCCCAAAACCCCGAGTTTATTTTCCAAGGTTACCGCCTCTACTCAGGAATCTCAGAAAAAGAGGTGCAAAACCCTACAGATCTTAACTTAGGGAGCGATTGTATCCTTGGACCCTCCACTCTAGTCCAACCCACTGAGTACACATTTGAAATCGATCCTTCCACTAAGGCTAACGCCACCGGGATCACTTGCCGAATTTTTGCGACACTCACGCCTGGAACCTACATTGCCATGCGCACACTTGGTCTTGCCATCAACCTACAAAATAGCAGCAGTTCGTTTAAGGTGTCGACCTCTTCGAATGCTCTTATTGTCCCTTAAAATAAAACTTTCTTGCATTTAAGTCAAATGCGTGTATTTTTTTCCGGAATCATGGGAATTCTTTGTGCATTTTTTAGAATTCATCTAAAATTTTGCCCCAAAGTCGGAACTTGAGGATACAAATAGAAAGGGATTCAGGTCCCAAAAATCTTTTGGAGGATGATACAAAATGTACCAAACGAAACATTGGTCAAAAATCGCAATGGCAGCTCTCGTGCTCGTTTCCGTGGTTGCCTGTGGAAAATCAAGACAAGTGAAAATCTCTGACTCAAATGTAGAGAGAGCCACAACCCCAGCAAAACTTCCAGCTGACTTAGAAAAATTATGGAAGAACCGACAAAACGAACAAGACCTAAGACAAGCACTTGTTGGTTTAGAAAAGTTTGCATTAGAGAATCCTCAATATGCAGATGTGAAAGTTTTACTCTGTCGCGGAAATTATCTTTTAAGTGACGGACATCTTTGGTTAAAACTGACTGGTGATGCTGAAACGGACGAAAAAGTAAAAGAAGAGTCCATCCAATTTTATGATGCAGCCGTTACTTGGTGTGAAGCTGCTCTTGCAATGAATGCAAAATTCAGAGACAAAGTTGTTAAAGATAAACTAGAGATTGAAAAAGCTTTGGATGTTCTTGGACCACAAGACATTGATGCTCTCTATTGGAGATATGCAGCTCTTGCAAAATGGTCTCGTATGGTAGGATTTACCACTCTACTTTCCAACCGTTCTAAATTCTCAGCCATGATCAACCGTGCTAAAGAAATTGAAAAAGCTATGGGTAAAGAATATTTCTACTCTGCAACACTTAGGTATGACGCAGCAAGTAATGCTCTTTCTCCGACTGGAGACAAAAAATTAGCGGACAAACTGTTCGAAGAAGCCATTGCAAAACACCCTAACTACTTTGCTGTACGTGTGTTATATGCAGAAAGTCGCCTCAAAGGAAATGAAGACAAATTCAAAAAACAATTAGAATTTGTTTTAAAAAACAAAGCGGCATCTCTACCTGAAATCGAAGCAGATCAAATCGTAGAACAACGCAAAGCAAAGAAATTACTCGACGAACTATAGTCATTTTACTAGGAGAACTAGATGTTTTTAAGACAATTAAAGTATTTAGTTTGTGTAAGTATTACCCTCACGATCAGTGGGGGTTTATTTGCTCAAACAACCGTTAAGTTGGCAACTGTAGCACCTGAAGGATCTCCATGGGCGAACGAACTTGCCAAAATCAAAAAGAAAATTGAATCGGAATCACAAGGCCAAATTAAGTTCAAAATTTATCCCGGTGGACAAATGGGTGGAGAAAACGAAATCCTCCAACAAGTCATCCGTGGAAAACTGCAAGGTGCTGGCCTCACAGCAGGTGCCCTTGCCAATACAGTCAAAGAATTAAACGTATTAGAGATTCCTTATCTATTTAATTCCTATGCACAAGCAGACTGTGTTTTAGATGACCACTTACAAGAAGACTTTCGTAAACTTTTTGAAGCAAAAGGCCTAATCTTTGTTACTTGGGCAGAAAACGGATATCGTTCCATCGGAACAAAATCAGCTCCGGTAAAAACTCCTGACGACCTAAAAGGTGTCAAAATCAGAATCCAAGAATCTCCAGTGCACATTGCCTATTGGAAACAATTGGGTGTGAGTGGAATTCCAATCGCTATCCCAGAAGTTCTTCCGTCCTTACAAACAGGTGTAGTAGAAGGTTTTGATAACACTCCTCTCTTCACTTTAGCAGCGGAATGGCAAACAGCGATTAAATACTTTACCTTAACTCGCCATATCTACCAACCAGCAGCCATCCTTTATTCAAAAAAGTTTTGGGACACTCTAAACGACGAACAAAAGAAAACTCTTATGGGCGAAGGAAACAAATTGGCTCCAGGTGCTAGACAAGCAGTTCGTTCCATCGAAAAAAACATGATCGCTACTTTAAAAAAAGCAGATGTAGTCGTGTATGAACCATCGAATGCTGATTTGGCTGGTTTTAAAGCTGCGGCAAATGCTGTTTCAGGACAAGTCATTGGTAAAATTGGTGGTCAATCGAAACAAATTTTCGATAAAATCCAAAAAGCCAAAGCGGCTTGCGGCGGATAAGTTAAGGAAGGATATAGATACATGAAATTCGTCGAACGAATTCTAAACACTTTGAGTTTCGGCGAGAAATGGGCGGGAGGGATTTGTTTCCTTCTGCTCACTCTTCTCATGATTGCGGACGTTTCCAAACGAGAAGTAATCGATAAAGTTTTCAGTTGGATTATGGATGTAACAGAAGCCTATCCGAATACCAGTTTTGCTGGTTTTGTCGGTGATTGGAGTGTATACATTGCAGAATCCATCCACGGAGGAACCTCCGGATTTTTAGAGTGGCTCGGCCTTGGTGGAATCATTTGGGCACAAAAACTTTCCCTCTATTTTATGTTATGGGGAGGACTATTTGGTTCAGCCCTTGCAAGTGCCAAAGGCTCTCATCTCCGTCCAGAAATTGCAGACAAAGTATTACCAAAAGCATTGTTGCCTTACATCAAAATTGTAGAGCAGTGGGTAATTTCTGTTTTCTTTTTATTCCTAGCTTACCTCTCTGTCATTTATGTTCTAGAAAGTATCAGTTTAGATGAAGTGAATCCCGTAACGGAACTTCACTTATGGAAAGTACAAATCATTTTTCCTTACATCTTTCTCTCTATGGGTTTTAGACATTTGTGTTATGGAATTTTTCCAGCCCTCATTCCTTCCGATATCAATGAAGCAACAGAAGCATTGGAACTTGCGGAAGCGGAACTTTTTGAACCAAACTCACGGGGGAATCGCTAATGGGTTCTTGGGGAATACTCCTACTCTTACTCGCTTTAATTTTACTCAGACAACCTTTGATTGTGCTTATGGGTGCGATCACTGTGTATTGTTATTACTTTTTACCAGACCCACCTCTTGAGTCCTTCCATGAACTCAACAGCATCATCGGGGATTTATTCTTTGCAGGTGATAAGGAAATCCTACTGGCGATTCCTCTATTCATCATTGCCGGGAATCTAATGACCCATGGAAGTATTGCTAGGCGACTCATTCGGATTGCCCAAGCGATGACTGCACCCATCCCAGCAGGCCTTGCGATTGCAGGGGTATTTTCCTGCGGAATTTTTGCTGCCATCTCTGGATCCTCTCCTGTGACTCTGATTGCCATCGGTGGACTGATGTATCCTTCCTTAACTAAGGCCGGTTACCCCACTCAGTTCTCCATGGGACTTCTTGCTTCCGGTGGAACTCTTGGGATCATCATCCCACCGAGTATTCCCATGATCGTCTATGCGATTATGGTAGGTGTTTCTGTTACCGATCTTTTCATTGCAGGGATTGGTCCTGGAATTCTCCTTATGACCCTTCTCATGATCTACTCTGTGTTACGCGCAGGGAAAGTAGGTCGAGGAAAATGGGACTGGCAAGAAATTCGCATCGCATGGAAAGAAGGTGTTCTTGCCCTTCTTATGCCAGTGGTCATCCTCGGTGGAATTTACTCTGGATTTTTTACAGCAACGGAATCGGCAGCCATCGCAGTTTTTTATGCCATCCTTGTAGAAGTGTTCATCCATAAAGAACTCAGTTTTCCTAAGATCCCTAAGATCATGGCGGAAAGTGCCGAGATGCTCGGGATTCTATTTCTCATTCTTATCCTTGCGGTAAGTTTGAACAAGTTCATGATCGAAAACGAAATTCCTCAGAATTTAGTAGCGACTATGTCTGGTCTCATTTCAAGCCCAGTCACCTTTCTCATTGGTGTAAACATATTGTTACTGATCGTGGGAATGTTCATGGATATCATGAGTGCGATTCTTGTTCTTGCACCTCTCCTGGCACCAATGGCTGTGAACTATGGAATCAACCCAGTTCACTTCGGAATCATTATGATTGTGAATTTGGAAATTGGATATTTAACTCCACCAGTAGGTGTAAACTTATTTGTGGCTTCTGGTATCTTCAAACAACCGTTAGGTAAAGTCATCCAATCGGTAGCACCGATTGTAGGGCTCTTTCTGATTGGCCTTGTTCTCATCAGTTGGATTCCAGACATTTCGCTCGGTCTTTTAGGTGGAGAAGCGGCAGCACCAACACCGTAATCGAAACTTAATGAATCGATGATTCTTTTTGCTGGAATGGCTCGGACTTCCAATCAGTTCGCATGGCAAAAAGAATCAGAATCAGGAATAAAAAAAGCCGGGGATTTTCTCCGGTTTTTTTTTAACTCCACCAAACTTTAAGGCGTTCCAAAGAATCTTTGGCATCTTTTGCCCAAAGACTTGTAGAATGCTTTTTTAAAATCTCTGTATAGACAGAAAGAACGGGTTCTAAGTCCTTTCTCAGTTGAACCAATTCCTTATTTAAGTTTTCCGAAAGTTCAATGGGATGGAGATCTCGTTTTTCATAATAACGCAAAATGGCTTTGGTTTCCTTTTCCTTGGCCTGCTTGTATTCATGAAATATTGGATCTTTAGAAGGTTTGACCGAAGGACTGTTTGTATCTGCATCTCCATACCGACCTCCACTTCCTTCGGCCACAACTTCCTCTTCGGGATGGATGAGAAGATAGTCTTTTAAGGATTCGTAATGTTTATTTAGTTCTAAAAACATAACATCACTTGTAAATTCGCCGGAATCAGGATGGTATTTTTTTGCTAGTTTGTGATAGGATTCCTTGAGTTCGGATTCCGTAAATCCGGGAGAGAGGCCTAAAAAATGGAGGGAATCATTTAACAGTAATTTTTTGTCCATGAGAGACCGGAGGACTGCATCAAATGTGATTTCAATCTACGTTTGATACTGAATTCCCAGTATTCTTTTTTACTCTCATTCATTTCGAAAACAAGCAATTCTTGCACTTTCTCTTGTAGATTTCTAGCCTCATCCAATCTTTCAAAAACAGTTTCCGAAATGGCAATCTCATCTTCTGAGTACACTTCCATTTCCTGTCTTTCCCAAAGTTCCCGGTCGACTTCTTCCAACTTCCTTACATAAGTCTCATTTTTAAACTCCAACTTCACTGCTGTATCCGCATCTCTGTAAGAAAGTAATTCTTCTTCTCTTTTCAAATTGGAGATAAGAGAATCTAAGTATTGGATTTTTTTCTGTAAAAGTTGTTTGGTAGTTTGTTTGGATGAAGTCATAGATTTGTAAGTATTCAATTATCCAGTAATCGAAATTCCTGTAGGCCGTGTGCCGGGAGCTGTATTTGGGTTGGGAGTGTCTTTTTTTTCTAACTCTTCCCAGGAGATTTTTAACTCGATGAGGATTTTGATACACTCTTCGATGATCACTTTGTCCTTGAGCATATTCGCTTCTAACA
Above is a window of Leptospira wolbachii serovar Codice str. CDC DNA encoding:
- a CDS encoding Tll0287-like domain-containing protein, which translates into the protein MGKIYCKDMSYLIFMLLLLSSLGCQKIDYEAIAKGITKEAKANLTEKLTTSIAAGGTVQAIPFCKQNAGPFTNALGMKNDVLLRRISDKPRNPLNVVSDEERRIFLEIGANQSKEGEYPTKTVVKKDFVTVYIPIPTAGLCLQCHGEPNLDIKKDTLMVLQKEYPGDLARGYRVGSLRGLFSVRFAK
- the argC gene encoding N-acetyl-gamma-glutamyl-phosphate reductase, which codes for MKQTKIAIIGAGGLTGKELTKLIAHHPGFELVHVTSNQVDGKHIREVFPDLSHLPDLKFQKHDAPVPKEAGVVLATPNEVSLEKAPQFLKEGRKVIDLSGTFRLHNQTKFEKAYQFSHTEFGMMDQVVFGLPELFREKLKNANFVSNPGCYATSAILPIALLGDLRKEIQGPVIVDAKSGVSGAGGRTEEIKFAYTNVYENFRAYKILTHQHEPEMEEYGFVGTEEKEIHFTPHLLPIYRGILATIYISFPKGIHTKQVEEKFQAAAAKEPFVRLYQSPEEVEIRKVQNTNFLDLGFRIKGNTLVIVSALDNLVKGAAGQALQNLNLMYGYPETEGLVTL
- a CDS encoding nucleoside phosphorylase-I family protein translates to MLPFNPNQILVTGAFEGEVGILRDSRVFPHLRVMGIGNLEAAVNLSDYLFRNKEIRRIVFFGSCGAYEWSGIPIKSVVSPNLVFTKELTHALKLSKQIPESPDSYELIPDKNFRPVRCNAPTTITLTELKTPPEDSWVSLEVENLELFGIAKVAAKFSISLTAYLAVTNLVGPNGSADWANHWKELSHSLQNQFLQK
- a CDS encoding glutathione S-transferase N-terminal domain-containing protein, yielding MYQLYSNSRSPYSKRVHIYLQYRQIPYETITK
- a CDS encoding deoxyguanosinetriphosphate triphosphohydrolase, coding for MKKGRNELLEEEEKILAPYAVGSRNPGEREYPEPEHPYRLPFQRDRDRIIHSHAFKRLEYKTQVFVYSEGDHFRNRLTHTLEVAGISKTISKVLGLNEDLSETIALAHDLGHSPFGHAGQEALSELMRGKGGFEHNKQSLRVVQKLERRYPDFPGLNLCGETLLGIMKHGGDYETSDLSDVRRDTGPSLEAMVVDSSDEITYSAHDLEDGLESGLLTLSDVKELKVWKRIEDSLPKTNPSDKDSISRSAGRILLNLMVSDLIDSIDSRLQEYSIHSREDVSFAFQNQKKLVQFSEGFQIEFKELKSYLFGKLYRHPEVSRMSERGKETIFLLFKHFESHPESIPESYRNREEEEGRMRIICDYIAGMTDRFAIEKLKREGILWFPY
- a CDS encoding DedA family protein translates to MDFLQTLVSIFMQYGYFAVFGILILCGFGLPVPEDISLTAGGVISGLGYANVHIMFLVGMAGVLLGDCFVFWLGSYYGEKALTLPVLRTVLHPERFDKVREQFKKYGRWVVFFGRFMPGLRMPIFFTAGTSKQISFIRFLFTDGFAALISVPIWVYLGYYGAHNFDELMGWVRNGQTIILGLVGLAIAVVVFYWWRRKHREARGQK
- a CDS encoding LIC11661 family lipoprotein yields the protein MNIVSFLFRCPCAVLFPFLVIGCTNYSTTASVQAPPTLISVVNNGNSNFTIKVRAQNPEFIFQGYRLYSGISEKEVQNPTDLNLGSDCILGPSTLVQPTEYTFEIDPSTKANATGITCRIFATLTPGTYIAMRTLGLAINLQNSSSSFKVSTSSNALIVP
- a CDS encoding TRAP transporter TatT component family protein, with product MYQTKHWSKIAMAALVLVSVVACGKSRQVKISDSNVERATTPAKLPADLEKLWKNRQNEQDLRQALVGLEKFALENPQYADVKVLLCRGNYLLSDGHLWLKLTGDAETDEKVKEESIQFYDAAVTWCEAALAMNAKFRDKVVKDKLEIEKALDVLGPQDIDALYWRYAALAKWSRMVGFTTLLSNRSKFSAMINRAKEIEKAMGKEYFYSATLRYDAASNALSPTGDKKLADKLFEEAIAKHPNYFAVRVLYAESRLKGNEDKFKKQLEFVLKNKAASLPEIEADQIVEQRKAKKLLDEL
- the dctP gene encoding TRAP transporter substrate-binding protein DctP; translated protein: MFLRQLKYLVCVSITLTISGGLFAQTTVKLATVAPEGSPWANELAKIKKKIESESQGQIKFKIYPGGQMGGENEILQQVIRGKLQGAGLTAGALANTVKELNVLEIPYLFNSYAQADCVLDDHLQEDFRKLFEAKGLIFVTWAENGYRSIGTKSAPVKTPDDLKGVKIRIQESPVHIAYWKQLGVSGIPIAIPEVLPSLQTGVVEGFDNTPLFTLAAEWQTAIKYFTLTRHIYQPAAILYSKKFWDTLNDEQKKTLMGEGNKLAPGARQAVRSIEKNMIATLKKADVVVYEPSNADLAGFKAAANAVSGQVIGKIGGQSKQIFDKIQKAKAACGG
- a CDS encoding TRAP transporter small permease — encoded protein: MKFVERILNTLSFGEKWAGGICFLLLTLLMIADVSKREVIDKVFSWIMDVTEAYPNTSFAGFVGDWSVYIAESIHGGTSGFLEWLGLGGIIWAQKLSLYFMLWGGLFGSALASAKGSHLRPEIADKVLPKALLPYIKIVEQWVISVFFLFLAYLSVIYVLESISLDEVNPVTELHLWKVQIIFPYIFLSMGFRHLCYGIFPALIPSDINEATEALELAEAELFEPNSRGNR
- a CDS encoding TRAP transporter large permease, which encodes MGSWGILLLLLALILLRQPLIVLMGAITVYCYYFLPDPPLESFHELNSIIGDLFFAGDKEILLAIPLFIIAGNLMTHGSIARRLIRIAQAMTAPIPAGLAIAGVFSCGIFAAISGSSPVTLIAIGGLMYPSLTKAGYPTQFSMGLLASGGTLGIIIPPSIPMIVYAIMVGVSVTDLFIAGIGPGILLMTLLMIYSVLRAGKVGRGKWDWQEIRIAWKEGVLALLMPVVILGGIYSGFFTATESAAIAVFYAILVEVFIHKELSFPKIPKIMAESAEMLGILFLILILAVSLNKFMIENEIPQNLVATMSGLISSPVTFLIGVNILLLIVGMFMDIMSAILVLAPLLAPMAVNYGINPVHFGIIMIVNLEIGYLTPPVGVNLFVASGIFKQPLGKVIQSVAPIVGLFLIGLVLISWIPDISLGLLGGEAAAPTP
- a CDS encoding J domain-containing protein, whose product is MDKKLLLNDSLHFLGLSPGFTESELKESYHKLAKKYHPDSGEFTSDVMFLELNKHYESLKDYLLIHPEEEVVAEGSGGRYGDADTNSPSVKPSKDPIFHEYKQAKEKETKAILRYYEKRDLHPIELSENLNKELVQLRKDLEPVLSVYTEILKKHSTSLWAKDAKDSLERLKVWWS
- a CDS encoding thioredoxin domain-containing protein; its protein translation is MTSSKQTTKQLLQKKIQYLDSLISNLKREEELLSYRDADTAVKLEFKNETYVRKLEEVDRELWERQEMEVYSEDEIAISETVFERLDEARNLQEKVQELLVFEMNESKKEYWEFSIKRRLKSHLMQSSGLSWTKNYC